CCTCAACACTCAATTGAAACTCTCTGGCCTGCTGTTTCCAACTCAACCGCAGGTTCACTTGTGGTCTGTCGGCTGGAGGTGACAAACCAGCCTGACCGACAAAGATCGGGTCTACCTGGCCTGCTCGCCGGGAATTCCTGGGGTCTGGAAACAAAATGTCATTGTTTGTTTTAATATATTCAAGGGCAAATTCTGTAAACGAGTTGGCTATTTGAATTGGCTGGTCATAAAGAACATAAACAGGATTAGGTTCCTGTAAGTTATTAGATAAATGGATAGCGTAGGTGTGAGCACAAATACTCCAATCCGCAAATTCGAAAAGACAGGTTGGATTGTGAACCCGAATCAGTTGGGCATCAGTTGGGAGTCGCGTTATATCTTGAAGCGACCAAAAAGTAATTTCCTGGTCATCCCATACCCAATACTCAGAATCACTGGAGTTATCCATTCCATTGACTTCAATAAAATAGTCACACACATCCTCTGGTAACCGAACTGAATACTTCTGCTCAAACTGTTCAATTATCTTTTCAGTAACTCCTCGACCAACTTTGATTCCCTTACTCAACCAGTAGGTTTTTAGGAGATTTCCAATCACACGTTCCTCCCCCGATACAATTCTCTTTTTTGAGAATCAAGAGCATTGTCCTGTCACATCAACTCCGTTTTTAACAAGTTGAGGGTAATCGTATCCGGCTTCGAAGTACACAAATAGAGTTTCCCCAGCGATTACCTGATGAAAATATCCATTGCCTTGAGGGAAAATTTCAAGTTTATCAGCGGCTTGCAACTGATAGGATTCCCCCCAGGGCTCAATCACAATGGTGAGGTTTGATTTGTGGTTTTGATCAAGTTCGATGACCAGTCGGCACGGCGGATAGGCAAGATCAACGTCGTTCATAAACCAATGACCTCTTTTTGGTTCATCACCCATTCTGGAATGTGTTCGCGGGTCACAGTCTTTCCCTTATTTTTCAGTCACTTAGGGAGTCGGATGGAAATATCATACCACCAGGGTTCAGGGTTCAGGGTTCAGGGCCAGATACTCCACGTTGAGGGTACCCGCCAGTTCCCCAGTCTTCATCTTGAGTCGGATCAGTCAACTCATCGCCGAAACCCTGAACCCTGAACCCTGAACCCTGAACCCGATTTCAGTGGGATTTTATTTTCTTCTGGGTCCCTTATAACTTTTTGCCTTCCGGTGTGTGCAGTCCAAGCCAGTAGAGGAACCCGCCAAACACCATTCCAAGCGGCATGAGCACCAGTGCGACTGAAAGTGATTGGGTCGCGGGGTTGAGGTGAAAGATCTGCGCCACCAGGGTGACAATCGCCGGGAACGCCTGTCCCTGAGCCGCCATCTGTTGAATCCAGGTTGAAATCGCGCCGACCAGCGAGAGGGAAATCCCATCGCCTAAAACGTGAATAATCACAACCACCAGACCCAATGCAGTTGTCCGCAGGGTCGGGGGCACCAGGTTGACCAGGGCCGTGTTGATGGGGCCATTTCCAAGGAAAAGAATTGTAATCGCAATGAAGATCGAAGTCTGGTACACCATCTTATCTGGAGACATAACCGCCACTACGGTTGGAATGGCTGAGAGGGCCGCGCTGATGGCACAAATCCAGAGGTAGGCCCCACGAACATGTTTTTGAAGCCGATCCCCGACAATGCCACCAATAATGGTTCCAATCGCACCGCCAAACACCGCGCACACTCCAAGCACGTTGTTGGCCTCCTGGGCCGTGATGCCTTTATCGTTGGTCATCCATTTCGGTGCCCAGTAAACCAGCGCCCCCACTGAAAACGTGACGGCGGCATAACCCAGACAGGCCAGCATGTATCCGCGATTGGTGAACAGTGGGAAGTAGTCTTTTTGGAAAACGTTCCACAATAACTGAAACGGTGAAGGGAGATATTGAACAAAACCGGGAACTGGGGAATCGGCCTGGAACTGAGATTGGGGTGACTGGTCACCTAAGGGTGGTTCATCAACTTGATTTTTATCCATCGCACCACGAACTGGCTCGCGAATAAAGAACATAATCAACGCCGCGACCAGGCCAGGGAGTCCAACCAGAAACAGGGTATGTCGCCAGCCAAGATGTAACGGATCGCCAAAAAAGCCGCCCACCAGATAGCCGACCGCTGTTCCAATCGGGATGGCCGCCATAAAAATGCTCATGGCCAGTCCACGACGTTCCTTGGTAAAAAAATCAGATAAGAGCCCTGGGGCAATCGTGGCGTAGTTGGCTTCACCAATCCCAACGGCTGAGCGCGAAACCAGCAACTGCATGAAACTGCGCGAAACTCCCGCCGCCGCCGTGGCCAGACTCCAGATTGAAATTCCAATGGCAATGAGTTTTCCTCGATGATACCGGTCTCCAAAATAACCGAACAGCGGAGCACAAATGGTATAGATCCAGGTAAAGGCGCTCCCGATCAATCCAAATTGTTGATCGG
This genomic stretch from Acidobacteriota bacterium harbors:
- a CDS encoding SMI1/KNR4 family protein translates to MIGNLLKTYWLSKGIKVGRGVTEKIIEQFEQKYSVRLPEDVCDYFIEVNGMDNSSDSEYWVWDDQEITFWSLQDITRLPTDAQLIRVHNPTCLFEFADWSICAHTYAIHLSNNLQEPNPVYVLYDQPIQIANSFTEFALEYIKTNNDILFPDPRNSRRAGQVDPIFVGQAGLSPPADRPQVNLRLSWKQQAREFQLSVE
- a CDS encoding MFS transporter produces the protein MPQPLVAPTTSDSDQSSVTVRYATFVLISLTVLNLLNYTDRFIFAALIPYIQRDTHFTDQQFGLIGSAFTWIYTICAPLFGYFGDRYHRGKLIAIGISIWSLATAAAGVSRSFMQLLVSRSAVGIGEANYATIAPGLLSDFFTKERRGLAMSIFMAAIPIGTAVGYLVGGFFGDPLHLGWRHTLFLVGLPGLVAALIMFFIREPVRGAMDKNQVDEPPLGDQSPQSQFQADSPVPGFVQYLPSPFQLLWNVFQKDYFPLFTNRGYMLACLGYAAVTFSVGALVYWAPKWMTNDKGITAQEANNVLGVCAVFGGAIGTIIGGIVGDRLQKHVRGAYLWICAISAALSAIPTVVAVMSPDKMVYQTSIFIAITILFLGNGPINTALVNLVPPTLRTTALGLVVVIIHVLGDGISLSLVGAISTWIQQMAAQGQAFPAIVTLVAQIFHLNPATQSLSVALVLMPLGMVFGGFLYWLGLHTPEGKKL